A DNA window from Argiope bruennichi chromosome X2, qqArgBrue1.1, whole genome shotgun sequence contains the following coding sequences:
- the LOC129960980 gene encoding zinc finger RNA-binding protein-like → MAMKTKSDGMDRKDEIKICKDCKISFPDIYAYTEHLESREHTKVVMKQKYGKKYLEAKTKLDEKKLAKTFETPDEMLHTAVKNLQPVEEVPKVVENIKSSGSSSDKDISISDDDNDDAEVYTCEICEKICTGFVTYQLHLQGKKHQKTVKKITLLKEMKKQKLLPEPNNVPEEETLLDRLFPQKRDISSKLECKVCKKKCSGPEAYKMHCKSESHQKKVAMEELLKGMEIEGLSLAKDHEIDGATFAHCDICNKEFSGPVPYMQHIKSISHVKQELRKDQLGKIQNLIISKEEDSKFKCKECGKMFSGPIPFNNHLKSSAHGKKIKKSALIDNLEKKHPELVKTLIAENSNGSDEDDGIQLGCKICRVVFSGPEAANDHFTSNKHKKAKQKKTMFKKFQQQQKAGKLSEISGVGKKGTKSDSEDSSDFEEEFDIINES, encoded by the coding sequence ATGGCGATGAAAACTAAAAGCGATGGAATGGATCGCAAAGACGAAATCAAAATATGCAAAGactgtaaaatttcttttcctgaTATTTATGCTTATACTGAACATTTAGAGAGTAGGGAGCATACTAAAGTTGTTATGAAGCAAAAATACGGAAAAAAGTACCTTGAAGCTAAAACTAAACTGGATGAAAAGAAATTGGCGAAGACATTTGAAACTCCTGACGAAATGTTACACACTGCTGTTAAGAATTTGCAACCCGTCGAGGAAGTGCCAAaagttgttgaaaatattaaaagttcagGTAGTTCCAGTGACAAAGACATCTCTATCAGTGACGACGACAACGATGACGCTGAAGTTTACACATGTGAAATATGTGAAAAGATATGCACAGGTTTTGTGACGTACCAGCTTCACTTGCAGGGTAAGAAACACCAAAAAACTGTGAAGAAAATTACACttcttaaagaaatgaaaaagcaaaaattgttaCCTGAACCCAACAATGTGCCAGAAGAGGAAACTTTATTAGATCGACTGTTTCCCCAGAAAAGggatatttcttctaaattagaGTGCAAAGTATGCAAGAAGAAGTGCTCGGGTCCAGAAGCATACAAGATGCACTGCAAAAGTGAATCTCATCAAAAAAAAGTTGCTATGGAAGAATTATTGAAAGGTATGGAAATAGAAGGTCTGTCTCTTGCAAAAGATCATGAAATTGATGGAGCAACATTTGCACACTGTGACATATGTAATAAAGAATTCTCTGGTCCAGTACCATATATGCAGCATATAAAGAGCATTTCTCATGTAAAACAAGAGTTACGTAAGGATCAACTCGGTAAAATTCAAAATCTCATTATTAGCAAGGAAGAAGATTCAAAGTTCAAGTGCAAAGAATGTGGTAAGATGTTTAGTGGACCTATtccttttaataatcatttaaaaagctCGGCCCACGGTAAGAAGATAAAAAAGAGTGCATTAATTGACAATCTAGAAAAAAAGCATCCTGAATTGGTAAAGACCCTTATAGCGGAAAATTCCAATGGTAGCGATGAAGATGATGGAATTCAACTTGGGTGTAAAATTTGCCGTGTGGTTTTTAGCGGTCCAGAAGCAGCAAACGACCATTTCACATCTAATAAGCATAAGAAAGCCAAGCAGAAAAAGACAATGTTTAAAAAGTTCCAGCAACAACAAAAGGCTGGAAAATTATCTGAAATCTCTGGGGTTGGAAAAAAAGGAACGAAATCCGACTCGGAGGATAGCTCAGATTTTGAAGAAGAATTCGATATTATAAAcgaatcataa